In Deltaproteobacteria bacterium, a single window of DNA contains:
- a CDS encoding phospho-N-acetylmuramoyl-pentapeptide-transferase: MFYHWLYPLHDQIAALNVVRYITFRTFMALFTAMIITFAFGKTWIAFIQKKQFLQTLWEYVPKTHHETKGKTPTMGGVLILIAILVSSLLWAKLDDSFVWLILGIGVALGAIGFLDDYLKVVLKDAHGIRARYKFPIQLVVCGLVALILYDGFGFDTHLSVPFMKQVLINLGWFYIPFGIFVLVGTSNAVNLTDGLDGLVTGPAIISFLAYGIFAYISGHIKIAAYLQIPYIPNCAEVSVVCGAIAGALIGFLWFNSHPAQIFMGDVGSLSLGGMLGLVALLTKNELLLVVIGGVFVLETLSVICQVTSFKMTGKRIFRMAPLHHHFELKGWPESKVIVRFWIISLILALASLSTLKLR, from the coding sequence ATGTTTTATCACTGGCTCTATCCATTGCATGATCAAATAGCGGCCCTCAATGTGGTCCGTTACATCACGTTCCGCACTTTCATGGCGTTGTTTACCGCCATGATCATCACTTTTGCTTTTGGCAAAACATGGATTGCTTTTATTCAGAAGAAACAATTTTTGCAAACCCTGTGGGAATACGTTCCCAAAACACATCATGAAACAAAAGGTAAAACGCCCACGATGGGTGGGGTTTTAATTTTAATTGCGATTTTAGTTTCCTCTCTTCTTTGGGCGAAACTCGATGACAGTTTTGTCTGGCTTATTCTTGGAATAGGAGTGGCTTTGGGGGCCATTGGTTTTCTCGATGATTATCTCAAAGTGGTTTTGAAAGATGCGCACGGTATTCGCGCCCGTTACAAATTTCCGATACAACTTGTGGTCTGCGGTTTGGTTGCCCTTATTTTGTATGACGGGTTTGGTTTTGATACTCATCTTTCAGTTCCCTTTATGAAACAGGTGTTGATCAATCTGGGGTGGTTTTACATTCCGTTTGGAATTTTTGTGTTGGTGGGGACAAGTAACGCAGTTAATTTGACCGATGGTTTGGATGGTTTGGTCACGGGACCCGCCATTATTTCTTTTCTCGCTTACGGTATTTTTGCCTATATTTCCGGTCACATCAAAATTGCCGCCTATTTGCAGATTCCCTACATTCCCAACTGCGCCGAAGTTTCGGTGGTATGCGGCGCCATTGCCGGCGCTCTCATCGGGTTTTTATGGTTTAACTCCCACCCCGCGCAAATTTTTATGGGAGATGTTGGCTCTTTAAGTTTGGGGGGGATGTTGGGATTGGTGGCGTTGTTGACGAAAAACGAATTGTTGCTTGTGGTCATCGGTGGAGTTTTTGTTTTGGAAACTTTATCGGTGATTTGTCAGGTGACTTCTTTCAAGATGACAGGAAAAAGAATTTTTCGGATGGCACCGTTGCATCATCATTTTGAATTGAAAGGTTGGCCTGAATCAAAAGTGATTGTGAGATTTTGGATCATCTCGCTAATTTTGGCTTTAGCAAGTTTGAGTACGTTGAAGTTACGGTAA
- a CDS encoding UDP-N-acetylmuramoyl-tripeptide--D-alanyl-D-alanine ligase codes for MEFNVKEFLKATGAKVIREGAEASCAGIATDTRTIKPGELFFALKGPHFDGQKFCETAIKNGAWGVVVSVVHSPWSMVHSPAWIFQVPDTLKALGDIAQWWRQRFDIPCVAITGSNGKTTTKEMTASIFSTKWNTLKTEGNFNNLIGLPLMLNQLNKNHQAAVFEIGMNAFGEIQRLTEIADPTVGAVTNASAAHLEKLQTVESVASAKAELYKTMSPKGIAVYNAEDPFLSKQVQSFKGKKISFGMGSKCDVRFEHMESVGFDSMELKISVQGKLLEAKLKTTGTHNVMNVMTACAIAMGLDLPVEAMKKGLENFKPLKMRFEQIQLTNGVRLVNDAYNANPPSMEAAFRTVGSAKRGGRFIAVLGDMKELGDASEELHKEVGKKAVEQGVSKLFVIGEFAKHFAEGALQAGLPQESITIAENETALAQKIMPDLKAGDVVLVKGSRAMHLETIVDALKERFGM; via the coding sequence ATGGAGTTTAATGTGAAGGAATTTTTAAAAGCAACGGGAGCAAAAGTAATTCGCGAGGGGGCAGAGGCCTCCTGTGCGGGCATTGCAACGGACACCCGCACGATCAAACCCGGAGAACTTTTTTTCGCTTTGAAGGGTCCCCACTTCGACGGTCAAAAATTTTGCGAAACAGCAATAAAAAATGGTGCTTGGGGCGTGGTTGTATCTGTGGTCCATAGTCCATGGTCCATGGTCCACAGTCCTGCGTGGATTTTTCAAGTTCCAGACACGCTCAAAGCGCTTGGAGATATCGCGCAATGGTGGAGACAGCGGTTTGATATTCCGTGTGTTGCCATAACCGGAAGCAACGGAAAAACGACGACAAAAGAAATGACCGCCTCGATTTTTTCGACAAAATGGAACACTCTCAAAACGGAGGGGAATTTTAATAATCTCATCGGTCTTCCTCTTATGCTGAATCAACTTAATAAAAATCATCAGGCGGCTGTTTTTGAAATCGGGATGAATGCCTTTGGCGAGATACAACGTTTAACGGAAATTGCCGATCCCACCGTAGGCGCCGTTACCAATGCTTCTGCCGCCCATCTGGAAAAACTCCAGACAGTGGAATCGGTGGCGAGTGCCAAAGCGGAGCTCTACAAAACAATGAGTCCAAAAGGTATCGCTGTTTATAACGCGGAAGATCCTTTTCTTTCCAAACAGGTTCAGTCTTTCAAAGGTAAGAAGATTTCTTTTGGGATGGGCTCCAAATGCGATGTTCGTTTTGAACATATGGAGAGTGTTGGTTTTGATTCGATGGAATTGAAAATTTCGGTTCAGGGAAAATTATTGGAAGCCAAATTGAAAACAACCGGAACACATAATGTGATGAATGTTATGACCGCGTGCGCTATTGCGATGGGGCTTGATCTTCCCGTTGAAGCGATGAAAAAAGGTTTGGAAAATTTCAAACCACTCAAAATGCGCTTCGAACAAATACAATTAACAAATGGTGTGCGGCTTGTGAACGATGCCTACAATGCCAACCCGCCGTCGATGGAAGCGGCCTTTCGCACGGTGGGGAGCGCCAAAAGAGGCGGACGTTTTATTGCGGTTTTGGGTGACATGAAAGAATTGGGCGACGCTTCTGAAGAATTACATAAAGAAGTCGGGAAAAAAGCGGTGGAACAGGGTGTTTCGAAATTATTTGTTATTGGAGAATTCGCAAAACATTTTGCCGAGGGGGCACTGCAAGCGGGTCTTCCTCAGGAATCCATCACCATTGCAGAAAATGAAACGGCCCTTGCACAAAAAATTATGCCGGATCTTAAGGCCGGAGACGTTGTTTTGGTAAAAGGTTCACGGGCGATGCATCTCGAAACAATTGTAGATGCTCTAAAAGAGCGATTTGGAATGTAA
- a CDS encoding UDP-N-acetylmuramoyl-L-alanyl-D-glutamate--2,6-diaminopimelate ligase, with protein MKLGQLLQGLKRLQFSGDESLNITDLAYHTSQVKPGSCFVAIRGLQTDGHQWIGEAIAKGATAVMVERDVSVPSRVSKIIVEDTRDCLARLSSILFGEPTKHLRLVGITGTNGKTTTAFILESILRAAHLKSGLLSTVTYRYAGKEFEATRTTPESYDLQKIFKQMVAKGVTDCVMEVTSHAVDLKRIVGCHFDGGIFTNLSQDHLDYHQTMEKYFAAKAKFFRERLVVSEKRSLWAVLNWDDAYGRTLAGGLPAKIWRYSVKDKTDVYLKSLRTSWQGLRLEVVSPQGNFTLSSPLIGLFNASNILAAVSAALAMEIPIDQISLGVASFSAVPGRLQKIPNQKGFEVFVDFAHTPAALENVLQTLRQLNPKRLITVFGCGGNRDRTKRPLMASAVERFSDVTIVTSDNPRNEKPEEIIDEVVRGFKHPENIFKIVDRKEAIAKVFEMAKPGDCILIAGKGHENYQEIQGVKKPFDDVSIARAYLINGCHPERSEGST; from the coding sequence ATGAAACTGGGACAACTTTTACAAGGTTTGAAGAGACTCCAATTTTCCGGAGATGAGAGTCTTAACATTACGGACTTGGCTTATCACACCTCTCAGGTGAAACCCGGGAGTTGTTTTGTGGCGATTCGCGGTTTGCAGACCGACGGGCATCAGTGGATCGGGGAAGCCATTGCCAAAGGGGCTACCGCGGTGATGGTAGAGAGAGATGTTTCGGTTCCGTCACGCGTTTCCAAAATTATTGTCGAAGATACCAGAGATTGTCTGGCCAGACTTTCTTCCATTCTTTTCGGAGAGCCGACAAAACATTTAAGGTTGGTTGGAATCACAGGCACCAACGGAAAAACCACAACGGCTTTTATTTTGGAATCAATTTTGCGAGCGGCCCATCTGAAATCAGGTCTCTTGAGTACGGTGACTTATCGTTACGCAGGAAAAGAATTTGAGGCAACAAGAACCACGCCTGAATCTTACGACCTCCAAAAAATATTCAAGCAAATGGTTGCGAAAGGCGTGACCGATTGCGTGATGGAGGTGACTTCCCACGCTGTCGATTTAAAACGGATTGTTGGTTGTCATTTTGACGGGGGAATTTTCACGAATCTTTCTCAAGATCATCTCGATTACCATCAGACGATGGAAAAATATTTTGCCGCAAAGGCGAAATTTTTTCGGGAACGTCTGGTGGTCAGTGAAAAGCGTTCTCTCTGGGCGGTGCTTAATTGGGATGATGCTTATGGAAGAACTTTGGCTGGCGGCTTGCCGGCAAAAATATGGCGTTACAGCGTCAAAGACAAAACCGACGTTTATCTGAAATCTCTGAGAACAAGCTGGCAGGGGTTGAGACTTGAAGTCGTTTCTCCACAGGGAAATTTTACTCTTTCCTCTCCGTTGATCGGTTTATTTAATGCTTCCAATATCTTGGCGGCAGTTTCTGCCGCTCTTGCGATGGAAATTCCCATTGATCAAATCAGTCTGGGAGTTGCCTCTTTCAGCGCCGTCCCCGGACGTCTGCAAAAAATTCCAAATCAAAAAGGTTTTGAAGTTTTTGTGGACTTTGCCCATACACCGGCCGCTCTGGAAAATGTTTTGCAGACACTCCGTCAGTTGAATCCCAAACGGCTTATCACCGTTTTTGGTTGCGGCGGAAATCGGGACAGAACCAAACGCCCCTTGATGGCGTCTGCTGTCGAACGGTTCAGTGATGTGACGATTGTGACTTCTGACAACCCCCGCAACGAAAAACCCGAAGAAATTATTGACGAAGTAGTTAGGGGGTTTAAACACCCTGAAAATATTTTCAAAATTGTTGACCGGAAAGAGGCCATTGCAAAAGTTTTTGAAATGGCAAAACCGGGAGACTGTATTTTGATCGCCGGAAAAGGACACGAAAATTATCAGGAGATTCAGGGAGTCAAAAAACCGTTTGATGATGTGAGTATCGCTAGGGCATATCTCATAAATGGGTGTCATCCTGAGCGAAGCGAAGGATCTACTTGA